A region from the Algoriphagus machipongonensis genome encodes:
- a CDS encoding fumarylacetoacetate hydrolase family protein produces the protein MKLIRFGEAGKEKPGIIDKEGNYLDCSAFQEDWDESFFENNGLDRLDAWLEANLDSLNKIPENSRIGSPIARPSKIICIGLNYRKHAIESGMPVPEVPIIFMKATSSLCGPNDNILIPKNSEKTDWEVELAVVIGKRAKYVSKENAMDYVAGYCVHNDVSERDFQLHHGGQWVKGKSADNFAPLGPFLATKYEIPDPHNLRLWLKLNGKTLQDSNTSDLVFDIPTLIEHLSQYMTLLPGDVISTGTPAGVGLGLTPPTYLKEGDVVELGIEGLGVAKQTAINDPEA, from the coding sequence ATGAAACTAATTCGTTTTGGAGAAGCTGGTAAGGAAAAGCCAGGAATTATTGACAAAGAAGGTAACTATTTAGATTGCTCTGCATTTCAGGAAGATTGGGACGAATCTTTTTTCGAAAATAATGGACTTGATCGACTTGACGCTTGGTTAGAAGCCAACCTTGATAGTCTTAATAAAATTCCTGAAAACAGTAGAATCGGCTCTCCTATTGCGAGACCTTCCAAGATCATCTGCATTGGTCTTAACTACCGCAAGCATGCTATAGAATCCGGCATGCCAGTACCTGAGGTTCCTATTATTTTCATGAAGGCAACATCTTCTCTATGTGGACCCAATGACAATATTTTGATTCCTAAAAACTCCGAAAAAACCGACTGGGAAGTAGAGTTGGCTGTCGTAATCGGAAAACGTGCAAAATATGTTAGTAAGGAAAACGCAATGGATTATGTGGCTGGGTACTGTGTTCACAACGACGTTTCTGAGCGTGATTTCCAACTTCATCATGGAGGACAATGGGTCAAAGGAAAAAGTGCAGATAACTTCGCTCCTTTAGGTCCTTTTTTAGCAACCAAATATGAAATCCCTGATCCTCACAATTTGAGGCTTTGGTTGAAATTGAATGGCAAAACATTGCAGGATAGTAATACTTCTGATTTGGTATTTGATATTCCTACATTAATCGAACACCTAAGTCAATACATGACACTTTTACCTGGAGATGTAATTTCCACAGGTACTCCAGCTGGAGTTGGGCTAGGACTTACCCCTCCTACTTACCTTAAGGAAGGAGATGTAGTAGAATTAGGAATCGAGGGACTTGGAGTGGCAAAACAAACGGCAATCAACGATCCTGAAGCATGA
- a CDS encoding SDR family NAD(P)-dependent oxidoreductase, which yields MIDKTVVITGGASGIGLAMVKKFASEKSKVFLLDLNPEGEQVSEELQEKGFQVTFIKCNIASTSEAEEAFTKIPGKIDVLINNAGVSHVGNLENTSEEDFDRVFQVNVKGMFNCARAAISKLKQDGGGSILNMASVAATIGIPDRFAYSMTKGAAYSMTLSLARDYVADGIRCNCLSPGRVHTPFVDGFIAKNYPGKEKEMFEKLSATQPIGRMGTPEEIANLAYFVSSPAGSFITGTDIPIDGGFLGLKM from the coding sequence ATGATTGATAAAACAGTAGTAATTACAGGCGGAGCAAGTGGGATTGGGCTGGCTATGGTCAAGAAATTTGCAAGCGAAAAAAGCAAGGTATTTCTTCTTGACCTCAACCCGGAAGGTGAACAAGTGAGTGAAGAATTGCAGGAAAAAGGTTTCCAAGTCACTTTTATAAAATGTAATATCGCTTCTACCTCTGAGGCTGAGGAAGCATTTACCAAAATCCCCGGGAAAATCGATGTATTAATCAACAATGCGGGTGTATCCCATGTAGGTAATTTAGAGAATACCAGTGAAGAGGATTTTGACAGAGTTTTTCAAGTCAATGTAAAAGGCATGTTTAACTGTGCCCGAGCTGCCATTAGTAAATTAAAGCAAGACGGTGGGGGGTCGATTCTGAATATGGCTTCTGTGGCCGCTACTATTGGCATCCCAGATCGATTTGCCTATTCCATGACCAAAGGTGCTGCTTACTCCATGACTTTGAGTTTGGCTAGAGATTATGTTGCTGATGGCATTCGATGCAATTGCCTTTCTCCAGGAAGGGTGCATACGCCATTTGTGGATGGTTTTATCGCTAAAAATTACCCCGGAAAAGAAAAGGAAATGTTTGAAAAACTTTCTGCTACCCAACCAATCGGTAGAATGGGGACACCAGAGGAAATCGCCAATTTGGCTTACTTTGTAAGTTCGCCTGCTGGAAGCTTTATCACTGGAACAGACATCCCAATTGATGGCGGATTCCTAGGACTAAAAATGTAA
- a CDS encoding AsmA family protein: MKGLFRNSKMWKFGLGFLLIFILFLLLFPILFKDRLQLALQNVLDKQLDIEVGFSELNVSLIRHFPSLTVSMDELFLEGSAPFQNDTLLYTKELALGISIPSLFSGNYTVDELYLKEAVLKLMRDQEGNSNFDVVKSNPSDSVKKEETKNDLKLEIEKFFFKNSSFLYQDTSLDMICKATGIDYKGSGILENENFNLTSDIGIDELQLLYEDFPILNRNRVLASLLTQINTESTSLTFLRNELQINELPMNFVGKLEFIPGGYDMNFVLESFDSNLGDILTLVPQDLIPDLAKTRFSGKGDIVASLQGLYLPTKNEMPALVLNMGVSEGGISHENAPEPIKDLGFRMNLRLPALDPEQIEFDLDSLNFALADGFLLGDLHVRNLNPTEVNSVFKSDLDLGLLQQALGTKAVEYQGKFKLDLNADGYLKSELDPKELRNPQVVWTRIPKFNLQAGLSEGYFKQSQLPEGIQDISFDLKVTSPDSLPENLGIALDKLNFQVLDQVTSGSLSYNLNLQKDVNANLISSFDLADIPKYLPLDSSYVLNGKITMDLKASGKHNSEMKEIPIIQADFKLEDGFIQTPFHPESIQDLSVLLSAKSSSASYSDLKIEINPIQFNFANQPFSITANLENMEDLTYDMRSEGRLDLGKLYQVFGMEGYDLDGFLITDFRLKGKQSDAVNGNLQKLDNQGTIQVQDIISRSDLLPLPIDLKKGLLEFNQEKITFSDFVTSYNSNEITVAGYFSNYLGYAIEPGELLKGEINLSSSFLDLDDFMFFGEESSVKVDSLGTVSGVIVPPQDVDVKINAKLDSIHFGEIMIRNFNGNLSTKPGIISLDKTDLELVGANISMKGNYQATDPFSATFAYQIDAKEFDINRAYQEIPMFREMASFAEYANGIASLNYNLEGKINAQMEPILPSIKGNGVLGLKKVKLKGFKLMNTIAKETENTELEDPDLNDVEIETTIENNLLTIPRTRLRIAGFRPRFEGQVSLDGDMSIAFRLGLPPLGIFGIPIKITGNQEEPNIEVGKMTEGDALEEVKENN, encoded by the coding sequence ATGAAAGGACTTTTTAGGAATTCGAAAATGTGGAAGTTTGGCTTAGGCTTTTTACTCATTTTTATATTGTTCTTACTACTTTTTCCGATTCTTTTTAAAGACCGACTTCAGTTGGCATTACAAAATGTTCTAGATAAACAGCTAGATATTGAAGTTGGTTTTTCCGAGCTCAATGTAAGCCTCATACGGCACTTTCCTTCTCTTACAGTTTCTATGGATGAGCTGTTTTTGGAAGGCTCTGCGCCTTTTCAAAATGACACCTTACTATATACCAAAGAGCTCGCATTGGGAATTAGTATCCCCTCCTTGTTTTCAGGAAACTACACTGTAGATGAGCTGTATCTTAAAGAAGCTGTGTTGAAACTCATGCGAGATCAAGAGGGCAATTCCAATTTTGATGTGGTAAAATCAAACCCTAGTGACAGTGTCAAAAAAGAAGAAACCAAAAATGATCTGAAATTAGAAATTGAGAAATTCTTCTTTAAAAACAGTAGTTTTTTGTATCAGGACACTTCACTGGATATGATATGTAAAGCTACTGGAATCGACTACAAAGGCAGTGGCATTTTAGAGAATGAAAATTTTAATTTGACGAGCGATATTGGAATTGATGAGCTGCAATTACTCTATGAAGATTTTCCTATTCTAAATAGAAATCGAGTACTAGCCAGCCTACTTACTCAGATTAATACAGAGTCCACTTCTTTGACTTTTTTAAGAAACGAGCTCCAGATCAATGAACTCCCGATGAATTTTGTCGGAAAACTAGAATTCATTCCTGGAGGATACGACATGAATTTCGTCCTCGAGTCATTTGACTCCAATCTTGGTGATATTCTTACTCTGGTTCCTCAGGATTTAATACCAGACCTTGCAAAAACCAGATTCTCCGGAAAGGGTGATATCGTAGCATCTTTGCAAGGGCTTTACCTACCAACAAAAAATGAAATGCCCGCATTGGTTCTCAATATGGGAGTTTCAGAAGGAGGAATTTCACATGAGAATGCCCCGGAACCCATAAAAGATCTAGGTTTCCGAATGAACCTACGCCTCCCTGCTCTGGACCCTGAACAAATAGAATTTGATTTGGATAGTCTAAATTTTGCCTTGGCCGATGGTTTCCTTTTAGGTGACTTACATGTGAGAAATCTAAATCCAACGGAGGTCAATTCTGTTTTCAAATCCGACTTGGACTTGGGTCTGTTGCAACAAGCTTTAGGAACCAAAGCTGTAGAATACCAAGGGAAATTCAAGCTAGATTTAAATGCAGATGGCTATTTAAAAAGCGAATTAGATCCAAAAGAATTAAGAAACCCACAAGTGGTTTGGACAAGAATCCCAAAATTCAATTTACAAGCAGGGCTATCTGAAGGATATTTTAAACAGAGTCAATTACCTGAGGGAATTCAGGACATCTCCTTTGATTTAAAAGTAACCAGCCCAGACAGTCTGCCTGAAAATTTGGGTATTGCACTAGACAAATTGAATTTTCAGGTTTTAGATCAAGTGACCTCGGGAAGTTTAAGCTATAATTTAAACCTTCAAAAGGATGTGAATGCAAACTTGATTAGCAGTTTTGACCTAGCCGATATTCCAAAATATTTACCTCTTGACTCATCCTATGTATTGAATGGGAAAATAACAATGGATTTGAAAGCATCAGGAAAACATAATTCTGAAATGAAGGAAATCCCGATCATTCAGGCAGATTTCAAATTGGAAGATGGATTTATTCAAACCCCTTTTCATCCTGAATCAATTCAAGATTTATCAGTATTACTTTCAGCCAAGAGCAGTTCGGCCTCATATTCTGACCTGAAAATCGAAATTAATCCCATTCAATTCAACTTTGCAAACCAACCATTTTCAATAACTGCCAATCTCGAAAATATGGAAGACCTTACCTATGACATGAGGTCCGAAGGAAGGCTGGATTTAGGCAAACTTTATCAGGTTTTTGGAATGGAAGGATATGATTTAGACGGCTTTTTGATCACTGACTTTAGGCTGAAAGGAAAACAAAGTGATGCAGTAAACGGAAACTTACAAAAACTTGATAATCAAGGAACTATTCAGGTTCAAGACATCATCTCTCGATCTGATTTACTTCCTTTACCTATAGATCTAAAAAAGGGTTTACTTGAATTCAATCAGGAAAAAATAACTTTTTCGGATTTTGTCACCTCCTATAATTCAAATGAAATAACTGTTGCAGGATATTTTTCAAATTACTTAGGCTATGCGATCGAACCGGGGGAATTACTAAAAGGAGAGATCAACCTTTCCTCTTCCTTTTTAGATCTAGATGACTTTATGTTCTTCGGAGAAGAAAGTTCGGTAAAAGTAGATAGCCTGGGTACAGTTTCGGGAGTTATTGTTCCTCCACAGGATGTGGATGTCAAAATAAATGCAAAACTGGATTCTATCCATTTTGGAGAGATTATGATCCGAAATTTTAATGGGAATCTCTCTACAAAACCGGGAATTATTAGCTTAGACAAAACAGATTTAGAATTAGTCGGAGCAAATATATCCATGAAGGGTAATTATCAGGCCACGGATCCCTTTTCAGCAACATTTGCTTATCAGATTGATGCTAAGGAATTTGATATCAACCGTGCCTATCAAGAAATTCCAATGTTCAGGGAAATGGCCTCTTTTGCAGAATATGCCAATGGAATTGCCTCATTAAACTATAATTTAGAGGGTAAAATCAATGCTCAGATGGAGCCTATACTTCCTTCGATCAAGGGCAATGGAGTTTTAGGTTTGAAAAAAGTGAAATTGAAAGGCTTCAAATTAATGAATACCATTGCCAAAGAAACCGAAAACACTGAATTGGAAGATCCTGATCTAAATGATGTGGAAATAGAAACTACGATAGAAAACAACCTATTAACCATCCCTAGGACCAGATTGAGAATTGCAGGATTTAGACCGCGGTTTGAAGGTCAGGTGAGTCTGGATGGCGATATGAGTATTGCATTTCGATTGGGTTTACCTCCTTTGGGGATCTTCGGCATCCCTATAAAGATTACAGGGAATCAGGAGGAACCAAACATAGAAGTGGGCAAGATGACCGAAGGAGATGCCCTTGAGGAAGTAAAAGAAAATAATTAA
- a CDS encoding peptidylprolyl isomerase, which yields MQYLKSFLFLTCFAFSMISLDLHAQKKEKMPIGLIKTNYGKILIALDSRTPNHRDSFIELAQKGYWDSLTFNRVIPNFVNQGGCPDTEEGFNDPEYLLAPEIHPELTHVYGAVGAGRDGNPEKISARCQFYIIQNPEGVHRLDGDYTVFAQVISGMDVVEKIAKLETNDQDEPLIPVTMKIKIKYFSPSKIEKLGNL from the coding sequence ATGCAGTATTTAAAAAGCTTTTTATTCCTAACCTGCTTTGCTTTTTCCATGATAAGCTTGGACTTACATGCACAGAAAAAGGAAAAAATGCCTATTGGGTTAATTAAAACCAATTATGGCAAAATTTTGATCGCCCTAGACTCCCGAACTCCTAACCACCGCGACAGTTTCATAGAGCTCGCTCAGAAAGGCTATTGGGATAGCTTAACTTTTAATCGAGTGATTCCAAATTTTGTCAACCAAGGTGGTTGCCCCGATACAGAGGAAGGATTTAATGATCCTGAATATTTGTTGGCCCCTGAAATCCACCCTGAACTCACACATGTTTATGGAGCAGTGGGCGCGGGAAGAGATGGAAACCCGGAGAAGATTTCTGCTCGATGTCAATTTTATATCATTCAAAATCCAGAGGGAGTTCATCGTCTGGATGGTGACTACACTGTTTTTGCTCAAGTGATTTCTGGAATGGATGTGGTAGAAAAGATTGCAAAACTGGAAACTAACGATCAGGATGAACCCTTAATTCCAGTCACTATGAAGATCAAAATCAAGTATTTTTCACCCTCTAAAATCGAGAAATTAGGTAACTTGTAA
- a CDS encoding Gfo/Idh/MocA family protein yields the protein MESINPLRILVVGCGNMGASHAKAYHQLKEFEICGLVSRGESKSKLNLSLEANYPLFEDFEEALSTSKPDAVCISTYPDSHEEFALKSLEANCHVFIEKPLADSIAGCEKIIAKAAEKNRKVVVGYILRHHPSWIRFIEEAKKMGKPLVMRMNLNQQSQGFMWEVHRNLMKSLSPIVDCGVHYIDVMCQMTQSKPISVSAIGARLTEEISLDNYNYGQLQIRFEDGSVGWYEAGWGPMVSETAFFVKDVFGPKGSVSITAKEAGGTGKSDDVDSHTKTESIRVHHAEINEKNEFTQPDEWIDMKDEPGHQELCNREQIFFLKSIQEGLNLDDHLSDALNSLKIAFACDESVKTGKTIML from the coding sequence ATGGAATCAATAAACCCATTAAGAATACTAGTAGTAGGCTGTGGCAACATGGGAGCTTCCCATGCCAAAGCTTATCATCAATTAAAGGAATTTGAGATTTGCGGTTTGGTATCTAGAGGGGAAAGCAAAAGTAAATTAAATCTATCGCTGGAAGCTAATTATCCGCTTTTTGAAGACTTTGAAGAAGCGTTATCCACTAGTAAACCTGATGCAGTTTGTATCAGCACCTACCCTGATTCACATGAGGAATTTGCTCTAAAATCCTTGGAAGCCAACTGTCATGTTTTTATCGAAAAGCCTTTAGCAGACTCGATTGCTGGTTGTGAAAAAATCATTGCCAAAGCTGCTGAAAAAAACAGGAAGGTGGTAGTTGGTTATATTTTAAGACACCACCCTTCTTGGATTCGATTTATTGAGGAAGCAAAAAAAATGGGAAAACCGCTCGTCATGAGAATGAACCTAAACCAGCAAAGTCAAGGGTTTATGTGGGAAGTGCATAGAAACCTAATGAAGAGCCTTAGCCCCATTGTAGATTGTGGAGTACATTATATCGATGTGATGTGTCAAATGACTCAATCCAAACCTATCTCCGTTTCAGCAATTGGAGCGAGACTTACGGAGGAAATTTCATTAGACAATTACAACTATGGGCAACTGCAAATTCGCTTTGAAGATGGATCTGTAGGCTGGTATGAGGCAGGTTGGGGTCCTATGGTCAGTGAAACCGCCTTTTTTGTTAAAGATGTTTTTGGCCCAAAAGGATCCGTATCCATCACTGCAAAAGAAGCTGGAGGAACAGGAAAATCAGATGATGTAGACAGTCATACCAAAACTGAATCTATCAGAGTTCACCATGCCGAAATCAATGAAAAGAACGAATTCACTCAACCTGATGAGTGGATTGACATGAAAGATGAACCTGGCCACCAAGAGCTTTGTAACCGCGAACAAATATTCTTTTTGAAATCTATTCAAGAGGGCCTTAATTTAGATGATCATTTAAGTGATGCTTTGAACAGTCTGAAAATTGCTTTTGCCTGCGATGAATCGGTAAAAACCGGTAAAACAATCATGCTATAA
- a CDS encoding alpha/beta hydrolase, with protein MRTSLLFIFIILPNLIWAQAKVDTIEVFSAAMNKTLKAAVTKPAGYETSSEKYPVIYLLHGGSGAFDDWHKKVTEPGLVNRMAEEYNLIIVTPGVGPSSYYYDSPLMDSVQYETYIIKELIPEIDKNYKTLAKRESRAISGLSMGGHGAMMLSAKHPELFIAAGSMSGVMNIDTRLWNVPDGFRESRNSQQKAMLGDDLVYDAPFNTFTAVGFVDKMKTNGVALTIDVGVDDFLIATNRQIHELLLKNETDHEYTERPGAHSWPYWTNSLPYHLLFFSKHLKWE; from the coding sequence ATGAGAACCTCTCTACTTTTCATCTTTATTATTCTGCCTAATTTAATCTGGGCTCAAGCCAAAGTAGACACCATAGAGGTGTTTAGTGCTGCGATGAATAAAACACTGAAGGCTGCTGTAACCAAACCGGCTGGATATGAAACATCATCAGAAAAATACCCTGTCATTTACCTGTTGCACGGCGGAAGTGGTGCCTTCGATGACTGGCATAAAAAAGTCACAGAGCCAGGCCTAGTCAACCGGATGGCAGAAGAATATAATTTAATCATCGTAACCCCGGGAGTGGGACCTTCAAGCTATTATTATGACAGTCCATTGATGGATTCTGTTCAGTATGAAACCTATATCATTAAAGAGTTAATCCCTGAAATTGACAAAAACTATAAAACCTTAGCTAAAAGAGAATCCCGTGCAATTTCGGGTCTTTCTATGGGAGGACATGGAGCCATGATGCTTTCTGCCAAGCACCCAGAATTGTTTATTGCTGCTGGAAGCATGAGCGGAGTTATGAATATTGACACCCGGCTTTGGAATGTTCCTGATGGATTTCGGGAATCCAGAAATTCACAGCAAAAAGCAATGCTTGGAGATGACCTGGTTTATGATGCGCCTTTTAATACTTTCACTGCAGTTGGATTTGTCGATAAAATGAAAACAAATGGAGTTGCTTTAACAATTGACGTTGGTGTCGATGATTTTCTGATTGCTACCAATAGGCAAATTCATGAGCTTTTATTGAAGAATGAAACTGACCATGAATATACGGAGCGGCCAGGTGCTCATAGCTGGCCTTATTGGACAAACTCCCTTCCTTATCATCTTTTATTTTTCTCTAAGCACTTGAAATGGGAATAA
- a CDS encoding 1-acyl-sn-glycerol-3-phosphate acyltransferase, which produces MLKFDAIRPFYDAEANSAIREIVDDPMMDAMMSFTFPNDTKEHWKDLMLHTHSLRDFQINFIYPGVKKVLEKSSDGLSIGGFENLEPNTAYLFISNHRDIILDTSLLNASLYENGLVLTTSAIGDNLIKQPFLYTLSRLNRNFAIKRGLQGRALLESSQIASAYIKKSLLKENRSVWTAQREGRTKDGNDATHRGVLKMLTLSEEGKNPFGYFEKIKVVPISISYEYDPTDILKMPELLAKSRDEKYVKSENEDFLNLLRGIMGTKKRIHIQVNGVLDEEIAEIAKSESNLSDKLSQLASVIDQKIWSGYKLWPSNYIAHDLLYGNEEYASFYTEEEKNAYEKRLKSKVDTSNDLMVKNFLSMYANPVNNQKESLKSDVET; this is translated from the coding sequence ATGCTAAAATTTGATGCTATCAGGCCTTTTTATGATGCAGAAGCTAATTCCGCCATCCGGGAAATAGTGGATGATCCTATGATGGATGCCATGATGAGTTTCACCTTTCCAAACGATACCAAAGAACATTGGAAAGACTTAATGCTTCACACGCATTCCCTTCGAGATTTCCAGATAAATTTTATTTATCCGGGGGTTAAAAAAGTGCTTGAAAAAAGCTCTGACGGTTTAAGTATTGGAGGTTTTGAAAATTTGGAGCCAAATACTGCCTACCTATTTATTTCAAATCACCGAGATATCATTTTAGATACCTCATTGCTTAATGCCTCTTTGTATGAGAATGGCTTGGTTTTGACAACTTCTGCTATTGGAGATAATTTGATCAAGCAACCCTTCTTATACACACTTTCTCGGCTAAACAGGAATTTTGCCATCAAGAGAGGACTACAGGGAAGAGCACTGCTGGAAAGTTCTCAAATTGCTTCCGCCTATATCAAAAAGTCCCTTTTAAAAGAAAATAGATCTGTATGGACAGCCCAAAGAGAAGGAAGAACCAAAGATGGCAATGATGCAACTCATAGAGGAGTATTGAAAATGCTTACCTTATCTGAGGAGGGCAAAAACCCTTTTGGGTATTTTGAGAAAATCAAGGTCGTACCGATCTCCATTTCGTATGAATATGACCCTACGGATATATTGAAAATGCCGGAACTTTTGGCTAAATCCAGAGATGAAAAATATGTCAAAAGTGAAAATGAAGATTTCCTAAACTTACTGAGGGGAATCATGGGCACTAAGAAAAGAATCCATATTCAAGTAAATGGAGTATTGGATGAGGAAATTGCTGAAATCGCAAAATCAGAATCCAACTTAAGTGATAAGCTGAGTCAACTTGCATCAGTCATTGATCAAAAAATCTGGTCTGGGTACAAGTTATGGCCTAGTAATTACATTGCTCATGACCTGTTGTATGGAAATGAGGAATATGCTTCATTTTATACAGAAGAGGAAAAAAATGCTTATGAAAAAAGGTTGAAAAGCAAGGTAGATACAAGCAATGATCTAATGGTCAAAAATTTCTTGTCCATGTATGCCAACCCAGTCAATAATCAGAAAGAAAGCTTAAAATCAGATGTAGAGACTTAA
- a CDS encoding AI-2E family transporter, with protein sequence MKNQYLQNTVNLLLAIVLGAIILKEGDFILVPLVWGAFFAFALNPLSNWFELRRIPRGLSIFLSILLVSILFLGLMYLMLDQMIGLIGEFPKIGDSLMQKVGNYRNDLNELLGVQVPQFDSIFDTEAIEWSKVNETVFATGQSITLAGIIPLYIFLLMYYKDFFVEFLFKRSSESNVEVLNWAEETGKVIQHYLGGILKVSVIVALLAGLFFYLIGLKYFLLFAVFIALMNLIPYVGVFISSFFAILYVFLTTDTLFYPFITFLVLWGIQLLENNIITPLVVGAHVRVNALAVLLAILIGGWLWGISGMVLFIPLVGVLKITLERNSSLKAYAYLLGDDIPISEKNENFWKLFKKKLGGKK encoded by the coding sequence ATGAAAAATCAATACCTGCAGAATACCGTCAATTTGCTACTGGCAATCGTTCTTGGAGCAATAATTCTTAAGGAAGGAGATTTTATACTAGTGCCATTAGTTTGGGGAGCTTTTTTTGCATTTGCTCTTAATCCCTTGTCTAATTGGTTTGAACTTCGAAGAATTCCAAGGGGCTTATCTATTTTCTTGAGTATTTTACTAGTGAGTATCCTTTTTCTGGGATTGATGTATTTGATGCTAGATCAAATGATAGGACTCATCGGTGAGTTTCCAAAAATTGGTGATTCGCTAATGCAAAAAGTCGGGAACTATAGAAATGATTTGAATGAATTACTAGGTGTACAAGTTCCACAATTTGACTCCATTTTCGATACTGAAGCGATCGAATGGAGTAAGGTTAATGAAACGGTTTTTGCAACTGGTCAATCCATAACATTAGCAGGTATCATTCCCTTGTACATTTTTTTGTTGATGTATTATAAAGATTTTTTTGTTGAATTTCTCTTCAAGAGATCTTCTGAATCAAATGTAGAGGTATTGAATTGGGCAGAAGAAACTGGAAAAGTGATTCAACATTACCTGGGAGGGATACTCAAAGTTTCAGTGATAGTAGCCTTATTGGCAGGATTGTTTTTCTACCTAATAGGGCTGAAATACTTTCTGCTTTTTGCCGTGTTTATAGCCTTGATGAATTTAATCCCTTATGTGGGAGTCTTTATCAGTTCTTTTTTTGCCATTCTTTATGTTTTCTTGACCACTGATACGCTTTTCTATCCTTTTATTACATTTTTAGTCCTGTGGGGAATTCAATTGTTAGAAAATAATATCATCACCCCATTAGTAGTGGGAGCCCATGTACGAGTCAATGCCCTAGCGGTTTTATTGGCCATATTGATTGGGGGCTGGTTATGGGGGATATCGGGGATGGTTTTGTTTATCCCTTTGGTAGGTGTGCTTAAAATCACCTTGGAAAGAAATAGTTCCTTAAAAGCCTATGCTTATTTATTGGGTGATGACATTCCTATCTCAGAAAAAAATGAAAATTTCTGGAAACTGTTTAAGAAAAAACTGGGAGGGAAAAAGTAA
- a CDS encoding GAF domain-containing sensor histidine kinase gives MNKENNSSENELGRLLALSNLDLDYYDSKQGIDWLAEMAATVAGTKISLVNLIDSYTQWTISKNGIDLSQMPREDSVCQFTLYHEEGEVLEINDLRDDDRFKDKFYVKENPNLTYYLGVPLVTKEGFNLGALCVMDVEEKEIDIEKRELLQMIARQIVDRLKVDKMVHQIKADMDSLQHDHKKLVHDIRGPISGIVGLAEIIKSQGTESEIQEVLEFMELIQNSGNSILELADEILTKNSEQNNQHTREPKDHEFNLLTLRSKILDMFAPQALIKKIKLSVSLEENHQTYPFKRHRLMQIIGNLISNSIKFTTEGGSVQVKLGLDLSKDFSVLNIQVKDSGLGMSQDKIEKLLTESGSSESGTKGEKGFGFGMSFVRKLVEEMRGTMAIESEIGEGTTTKVMLNIT, from the coding sequence ATGAATAAAGAAAATAATAGCTCAGAAAACGAGTTGGGACGATTGCTGGCATTAAGCAATTTAGACTTGGATTACTATGATTCAAAACAAGGGATTGATTGGCTCGCTGAAATGGCAGCTACTGTTGCTGGAACGAAAATTTCTTTAGTTAACCTTATTGACTCTTATACTCAATGGACGATCTCCAAAAATGGTATTGACCTTTCTCAAATGCCTCGGGAAGATTCTGTTTGTCAATTCACTTTGTATCATGAGGAAGGGGAGGTCTTGGAAATAAATGATTTGAGAGATGATGATCGCTTTAAAGATAAATTTTATGTAAAGGAGAACCCTAATTTAACCTATTATCTAGGTGTTCCGCTAGTTACCAAAGAAGGTTTTAATTTAGGTGCTCTTTGCGTGATGGATGTAGAGGAAAAGGAAATTGATATCGAAAAAAGAGAGCTACTTCAAATGATCGCCCGACAGATAGTAGATAGACTTAAGGTGGATAAGATGGTGCATCAGATCAAAGCTGATATGGATAGCCTTCAGCATGATCATAAAAAACTAGTTCACGATATCAGGGGGCCGATTTCCGGAATTGTGGGTTTGGCTGAAATCATTAAATCTCAGGGGACAGAATCTGAAATTCAGGAGGTCTTGGAATTTATGGAACTTATCCAAAATAGTGGGAATTCTATTTTGGAGTTAGCTGATGAAATATTGACTAAAAATTCTGAACAAAATAATCAGCATACTAGAGAGCCAAAAGATCATGAATTCAACTTGTTGACGCTAAGGTCCAAAATCCTAGATATGTTCGCTCCACAGGCTTTGATCAAGAAAATTAAGCTTTCTGTATCATTGGAGGAAAATCATCAAACCTATCCTTTTAAACGGCATCGATTGATGCAAATAATAGGGAATTTGATCTCAAACTCTATCAAATTCACTACTGAAGGAGGAAGTGTTCAAGTAAAATTAGGGCTTGATTTATCTAAGGATTTCTCTGTGTTAAATATTCAGGTGAAAGATTCAGGACTTGGAATGAGTCAAGATAAAATCGAAAAACTATTAACAGAATCTGGATCTAGTGAATCTGGAACCAAAGGAGAAAAAGGCTTCGGTTTCGGGATGAGCTTTGTAAGAAAACTTGTAGAGGAGATGCGTGGAACCATGGCTATTGAATCTGAAATAGGAGAGGGTACCACCACCAAAGTAATGCTTAATATTACTTAA